A region from the Prevotella melaninogenica genome encodes:
- a CDS encoding S41 family peptidase has translation MRNFFLAFGLWALTFSGSVMAQSTAEKEHNFKVAKNLETFSAIYKYLDLMYVDSLNADEVIGTGINYMLRSLDPYTVYYPEEKVKDLDMMISGKYAGVGALIRYNFLLKNTVIDEPYENMPAAEVGLKKGDVILAIGDSSMVGKDVSFVSNHLRGDAGTTFILTIQRPSTNKKMKFKITRRAIQLPAVPYYGVQDGGVGYLNLNSFTTGCAKDVRRAFLDMKKQGITSLVFDLRNNGGGSLQEAVNIVNMFVPKGITLVKTVGKMERANNEYKTTVEPIDTLMPIVVLVNDESASASEITSGSLQDLDRAVVLGTRTYGKGLVQVSMDLPYNANLKLTSSKYYIPSGRCIQAINYKHANGGYTEHVPDSLTRVFRTANGREVRDGGGIKPDVEVRPDSLPNIAFYLASSGRDSTEVMWNWELQYLKKHPSIGPAKSFIISDADFEDFKQAVLKSGFKYDRESKKYLENLVKLAKFEGYYDDAKPEFEALEKKLNHNLAKDLDYNKQALKKLLTSDLVSAYYYQKGSLENSLQFDKQWKKAVEILKNPVEYKKLLQPVVSQTLVKLEPAVNVAVDNKRKTKAK, from the coding sequence ATGAGAAATTTTTTTTTGGCTTTCGGACTCTGGGCACTTACTTTTAGCGGGTCTGTTATGGCACAAAGCACTGCTGAAAAGGAACATAACTTTAAGGTAGCAAAGAATCTTGAGACTTTTTCGGCTATTTACAAGTATCTTGATCTGATGTATGTTGATAGCCTCAACGCTGATGAAGTTATCGGAACAGGTATCAATTACATGCTTCGTTCGCTCGATCCTTACACGGTTTATTATCCAGAGGAGAAGGTAAAAGACCTCGACATGATGATTTCGGGTAAGTATGCAGGTGTTGGTGCATTGATTCGTTATAATTTCTTATTGAAGAATACGGTGATTGATGAGCCATACGAGAATATGCCTGCAGCGGAAGTTGGCTTGAAGAAGGGTGATGTTATTCTTGCTATTGGTGACTCGTCGATGGTAGGTAAGGATGTTTCGTTTGTCAGCAATCATCTTCGTGGTGATGCTGGTACCACCTTTATCTTGACTATTCAGCGCCCATCAACGAATAAGAAGATGAAATTTAAGATTACTCGCCGTGCTATTCAGCTCCCTGCAGTGCCATATTATGGTGTACAGGATGGTGGAGTAGGCTATTTGAATCTCAACTCTTTCACAACAGGATGTGCAAAGGATGTTCGACGTGCATTTCTTGATATGAAGAAACAGGGTATTACCTCGCTTGTCTTCGACCTCCGTAACAATGGTGGTGGTAGCTTGCAGGAAGCAGTAAACATCGTAAATATGTTTGTACCGAAAGGTATTACGCTCGTGAAGACGGTGGGTAAGATGGAGCGTGCGAACAATGAATATAAGACAACCGTTGAACCAATCGACACCCTCATGCCTATCGTTGTGCTGGTAAATGATGAGTCGGCGAGTGCCAGTGAGATTACCAGTGGTAGCTTGCAAGACCTCGATCGTGCTGTCGTTCTCGGTACACGTACTTACGGAAAGGGACTCGTGCAGGTTTCAATGGATCTTCCATATAATGCAAACTTAAAGCTTACGTCAAGCAAGTATTATATTCCAAGTGGACGTTGTATTCAGGCTATCAACTATAAGCATGCTAATGGTGGATATACTGAGCATGTACCTGATTCGCTGACACGTGTTTTCCGTACGGCAAACGGTCGTGAAGTGCGCGATGGTGGTGGTATTAAGCCTGATGTAGAGGTACGTCCTGACTCTCTTCCAAACATTGCTTTCTATCTTGCTTCCTCTGGTCGCGATTCAACGGAGGTGATGTGGAACTGGGAGTTGCAGTATTTGAAGAAGCATCCATCAATTGGTCCTGCAAAGAGTTTTATTATTTCAGATGCTGATTTTGAAGACTTCAAGCAGGCGGTATTGAAGAGTGGCTTCAAGTATGACCGCGAAAGTAAGAAATATTTGGAAAACCTTGTGAAGTTAGCTAAGTTTGAAGGCTATTATGACGATGCAAAACCAGAGTTTGAAGCTTTGGAGAAAAAGCTGAATCATAATCTTGCTAAAGACCTTGATTATAACAAGCAGGCACTGAAGAAATTGCTGACAAGCGATCTCGTTTCTGCTTATTACTATCAGAAAGGTTCGTTAGAGAATAGTCTGCAGTTTGATAAGCAGTGGAAAAAGGCTGTGGAGATTCTGAAAAACCCTGTAGAGTATAAGAAGCTCCTGCAACCTGTTGTAAGTCAGACATTAGTTAAGCTTGAGCCTGCTGTCAATGTAGCTGTTGATAACAAGAGAAAAACAAAGGCGAAATAA
- a CDS encoding DUF2335 domain-containing protein: MALETEHTFCGPLPAPEDFKAYGKVIPDAPERILCLMEQQVEHRISTERNIVTSGLKESRRGQWMGCSIVIILIGLSSLLALYGHDVTAGFMITAGIGLAVVFVLKQNPHANEQDEVEKE, translated from the coding sequence ATGGCATTAGAAACGGAACACACTTTTTGTGGTCCTTTGCCTGCTCCTGAAGATTTTAAGGCTTATGGAAAGGTTATTCCTGATGCTCCAGAACGTATTTTATGTTTGATGGAACAGCAGGTGGAACATCGAATAAGCACAGAAAGAAATATCGTAACAAGTGGATTAAAAGAAAGCCGAAGAGGGCAATGGATGGGGTGTTCTATTGTTATAATTCTTATTGGCTTGTCGAGTCTGTTAGCTCTTTATGGTCATGATGTAACAGCTGGATTTATGATAACGGCAGGTATAGGTTTAGCTGTGGTTTTTGTGCTAAAGCAAAACCCGCATGCAAATGAACAAGATGAAGTGGAAAAAGAATGA
- the rimP gene encoding ribosome assembly cofactor RimP: MIDKNVVKSLVDEWLEGKEYFLVDIQISSDDKIVVEIDHADGVWIEDCVELSKYIEDHLSRDEEDYELEVGSAGLGQPFKVPQQYQNFIGKEVEVLGKDGKKVKGVLKSVDGNDFVVAVNEKVQVEGKKRPVKMDVDHAYKMDEVKYTKYIISFK; encoded by the coding sequence ATGATAGATAAAAACGTTGTAAAAAGTCTCGTTGACGAGTGGCTGGAAGGTAAGGAATACTTCCTGGTTGACATTCAAATCAGTTCTGACGATAAGATTGTCGTTGAGATTGACCATGCCGATGGTGTGTGGATTGAAGATTGTGTAGAGTTGAGCAAGTATATCGAAGATCATCTTTCTCGAGATGAGGAAGATTACGAACTTGAGGTAGGTTCTGCAGGATTAGGTCAGCCGTTCAAGGTTCCTCAACAGTATCAGAACTTCATTGGAAAGGAAGTTGAGGTGCTTGGTAAGGACGGAAAGAAAGTCAAAGGCGTATTGAAGAGCGTTGATGGTAACGACTTTGTTGTGGCTGTCAATGAGAAAGTACAAGTGGAGGGTAAGAAGCGTCCTGTAAAGATGGATGTAGACCATGCGTACAAGATGGATGAAGTAAAATATACAAAATACATAATTAGTTTCAAGTAA
- the nusA gene encoding transcription termination factor NusA has translation MAARKIEEERPNMIETFKEFKDTKSIDRTTLVSVLEESFRNVLAKIFGSDENFDVIVNPDKGDFEIHRNRVVVADGEVEDENKQICLTDARKIESDYEVGEDVSEDVDFNKFGRRAILNLRQTLASKILELEHDSLYNKYKDRVGQIISGEVYQTWKREVLLVDDENNELILPKGEQIPRDQYRKGETVRAVIHRVDNENNNPKIILSRTAPEFLERLLEAEVPEINDGLIAIRKIARMPGERAKIAVESFDERIDPVGACVGVRGSRVHGIVRELCNENLDVINWTANTKLFIQRALAPAKVSSLTVDEENKKAEVYLQPEEVSLAIGRGGMNIKLASMLTGYTIDVFRELDDQNAEEDIYLDEFSDEIDQWVIDAIKGIGLDTARQVLNAPRDMLIEKADLEEETVDSVLNVLKSEFEK, from the coding sequence ATGGCAGCAAGAAAAATAGAAGAAGAACGTCCGAATATGATCGAGACCTTCAAGGAGTTTAAAGACACCAAGAGCATCGATCGTACTACATTGGTGAGCGTTTTGGAGGAGAGCTTCCGTAATGTTCTCGCTAAGATTTTTGGTAGTGACGAAAACTTCGACGTGATTGTAAACCCTGATAAGGGCGACTTCGAGATACATCGTAACCGTGTGGTTGTGGCTGATGGCGAGGTTGAAGATGAGAATAAGCAGATTTGTCTTACAGATGCACGTAAGATAGAGTCTGACTATGAAGTTGGTGAGGATGTTAGTGAGGATGTAGACTTTAATAAGTTCGGTCGTCGTGCAATCTTAAACCTTCGTCAGACTTTGGCTTCTAAAATTCTTGAGTTGGAGCATGATTCTTTGTATAACAAGTATAAGGATCGCGTTGGTCAGATTATCTCTGGTGAGGTTTATCAGACTTGGAAGCGTGAGGTTCTTCTTGTTGACGATGAGAACAACGAGCTGATTCTCCCTAAGGGTGAGCAGATTCCACGTGATCAGTATCGTAAGGGTGAGACTGTTCGTGCAGTGATCCATCGTGTTGACAACGAGAATAACAATCCTAAGATTATTCTTTCACGTACAGCTCCTGAGTTCCTTGAGCGTCTGCTTGAGGCTGAAGTACCTGAAATCAACGATGGTTTGATAGCTATTCGTAAGATTGCGCGTATGCCGGGAGAGCGTGCTAAGATTGCTGTTGAGAGCTTTGATGAGCGTATCGACCCAGTTGGAGCTTGTGTGGGTGTACGTGGTAGCCGTGTTCATGGTATCGTACGTGAACTTTGCAACGAGAACCTCGACGTTATCAACTGGACAGCAAATACTAAACTCTTTATTCAGCGTGCGCTGGCTCCTGCAAAGGTAAGCAGCCTTACTGTTGATGAGGAGAATAAGAAGGCTGAGGTTTACTTGCAGCCAGAGGAGGTAAGTCTTGCTATTGGTCGTGGCGGTATGAATATTAAGTTGGCAAGTATGCTAACAGGTTATACTATCGACGTGTTCCGTGAGCTTGACGATCAGAATGCAGAGGAGGATATCTACTTGGATGAGTTCTCTGATGAAATTGATCAGTGGGTTATCGATGCCATTAAGGGTATCGGACTCGATACGGCACGTCAGGTACTCAATGCTCCACGAGATATGCTGATTGAAAAGGCAGACTTGGAAGAAGAGACTGTCGATAGCGTGTTGAATGTATTGAAATCAGAGTTTGAAAAGTAA